Proteins from one Cellulosilyticum lentocellum DSM 5427 genomic window:
- the trkA gene encoding Trk system potassium transporter TrkA has product MKIIIIGAGKVGYALATHLSAQGNDITIIDNNPKALEKVENNLDVLPVKGTGISTSTLLENGCQSIDLIIAVTGSDEVNMLCCLTAKKLGAHRTIARIRDPQYAKELLLIKEDLGLDMVINPEEAAADEIARVLTVPGAIRLENFAKGRVRMVEVLLKEDSPLIGTKMKHFGDKFGVSVLIGAIIREDKLIIPTGDTALETNDTIYAIGKSAAIYTFCKRIHDKPSKVKNIMIVGGGKITYYLARLLNEMHIKVKIIENDSAVCEALSEELPNTLIIHGDGTDSELLAQEHLEAVDSFIALTGRDEENIISSLIAKQSEVPRVVTKISRHYSNAVIGGLGLDTIITPHDIITNRILKYVRGEAVEALHRIVGGKGEIIEFIASADDPLIHIPLYKLRLIPDVLIATIVKKKEIVVPNGQTMINPGDRVLVITNKNISHLKDIMDTTSGGITGELKNSIKKLGNIINL; this is encoded by the coding sequence ATGAAAATCATTATTATTGGCGCCGGTAAAGTTGGCTACGCATTAGCTACTCACCTATCCGCCCAGGGAAATGACATTACAATTATCGACAACAATCCCAAAGCACTCGAAAAAGTTGAGAACAACTTAGACGTACTTCCTGTTAAAGGAACAGGCATAAGCACAAGTACCTTACTTGAGAATGGGTGCCAAAGTATCGATCTCATCATTGCTGTAACAGGAAGCGACGAAGTCAATATGCTCTGTTGTTTGACAGCTAAAAAATTAGGTGCACACCGTACTATTGCGCGTATCCGCGATCCGCAATATGCCAAAGAACTCCTTCTTATTAAAGAAGATCTAGGCCTGGATATGGTTATTAATCCTGAAGAAGCTGCTGCTGATGAAATCGCTAGGGTCCTTACTGTTCCTGGTGCAATCCGCCTTGAAAATTTCGCAAAAGGTCGTGTGCGTATGGTAGAGGTCCTTCTTAAAGAGGACTCTCCTCTAATTGGAACTAAAATGAAGCACTTTGGTGATAAATTTGGGGTTTCCGTTTTAATTGGTGCTATTATCAGGGAGGATAAACTGATTATCCCTACAGGTGATACAGCACTAGAAACAAATGACACCATTTATGCTATTGGAAAATCTGCTGCTATTTATACGTTTTGTAAACGTATTCATGATAAGCCTTCAAAGGTTAAAAATATTATGATTGTAGGTGGGGGGAAAATCACCTATTACTTAGCACGTCTTCTTAATGAAATGCATATCAAGGTTAAAATTATAGAAAATGATAGTGCCGTTTGTGAAGCCCTTTCTGAAGAATTACCTAATACCCTTATTATTCATGGGGACGGCACAGATAGCGAGCTTCTAGCCCAGGAACACCTTGAGGCAGTAGATAGCTTCATTGCTCTTACAGGACGTGATGAAGAAAATATCATCTCTTCTTTAATTGCTAAGCAAAGTGAGGTTCCTCGTGTTGTTACTAAAATAAGCCGTCATTATAGTAATGCTGTTATAGGGGGGTTAGGATTAGATACCATCATTACACCTCATGACATTATCACCAATCGTATTCTTAAATATGTACGTGGGGAAGCTGTAGAGGCGCTCCACCGCATTGTAGGTGGCAAAGGTGAGATTATTGAATTTATTGCATCAGCCGATGATCCTCTGATTCATATACCGCTTTATAAACTCCGCCTTATTCCTGATGTACTCATCGCCACTATTGTGAAGAAAAAAGAGATTGTTGTACCAAACGGTCAAACAATGATTAATCCAGGAGATAGGGTGCTTGTCATTACGAATAAAAATATCTCTCACTTAAAAGATATTATGGATACTACATCAGGAGGAATCACCGGTGAACTTAAAAATAGTATTAAGAAGCTTGGGAATATTATTAATCTGTGA
- a CDS encoding HipA domain-containing protein codes for MRYILLSKNQMLLEFNLKGTLVDELRMLGHKELLPEILKSGKEAALQHWLGTRGIDTTRTNARVLLNELKLKSDRVSAVVFNKGLNMTDCYWIKDTQKDGDMTFEDVSLYRKINIKSISALSISGRAARVPTSINHEVTNIGSFNKAWIKEDGAWWLYKTGSIYNNYAELFTFYLGKHLGMDMAIYKYAVNPEVNAKEHLIASLNFTSEDYMLEHYDSFRYRFEDVGLEDDEEIINNLREVGLNGAYENMLMLDALVANTDRHEFNFGVLKKVDTGEVVRFAPCFDHNLALNAHLNNGEPIGLGLYKLCKRTVGTARMKAFLKEMSIEDIYEIDKRVRENLRTDVEFKFVIDYFKNILQDLKNSDN; via the coding sequence ATGAGATATATTTTATTAAGTAAAAATCAAATGCTTTTAGAATTTAACTTAAAAGGAACATTAGTAGATGAACTAAGAATGTTAGGGCATAAAGAACTTTTGCCAGAAATCCTAAAGAGCGGGAAAGAAGCGGCTCTCCAACATTGGTTAGGTACACGAGGAATAGATACGACTAGGACTAACGCCAGAGTACTATTAAATGAATTAAAGTTAAAAAGTGATCGTGTTAGTGCCGTGGTGTTTAATAAAGGTTTAAATATGACAGACTGCTATTGGATTAAAGATACTCAAAAGGACGGAGATATGACCTTTGAGGATGTGAGCTTATATAGGAAAATAAATATCAAAAGTATTTCTGCTCTATCCATTAGTGGGCGAGCAGCCAGGGTGCCTACTAGTATTAATCATGAGGTTACTAATATTGGTTCCTTTAATAAAGCATGGATTAAAGAAGATGGAGCGTGGTGGCTGTACAAAACAGGAAGCATCTACAATAATTATGCCGAGCTTTTCACCTTTTATTTAGGAAAGCACTTAGGAATGGATATGGCGATTTATAAATATGCAGTGAATCCGGAAGTTAATGCTAAAGAACATCTTATCGCCTCCTTGAATTTTACTAGTGAAGACTATATGCTAGAGCACTATGACTCCTTTAGATACCGTTTTGAAGATGTAGGGCTAGAAGATGATGAAGAGATTATTAATAATCTTAGAGAAGTAGGGCTTAATGGAGCATATGAAAATATGCTAATGCTAGATGCACTAGTTGCTAATACAGACAGGCATGAATTCAACTTTGGGGTATTAAAAAAAGTAGATACAGGTGAAGTAGTGAGATTTGCACCTTGTTTTGACCATAATCTAGCTCTAAATGCCCATCTTAATAATGGCGAGCCGATAGGCTTAGGTCTTTATAAGCTATGCAAAAGAACTGTGGGTACAGCACGTATGAAAGCATTTCTTAAAGAAATGAGCATAGAAGATATTTATGAAATAGACAAGAGGGTAAGAGAAAACTTAAGGACAGATGTAGAATTCAAATTTGTAATAGATTATTTTAAAAACATTTTACAGGACTTAAAAAATAGCGATAACTAG
- a CDS encoding contact-dependent growth inhibition system immunity protein: MGNYIYFNTGKTLEELEEVIEEKSLFESHLVVTCQALRQKKLCDFTEEDIRIMIGQQLSLPYLVPMALEILEDNIFARGNYYPGDLLKAVANIPTAFWKEHPRYKSDLTNCIEEQVKFLNGILQTLK; the protein is encoded by the coding sequence ATGGGGAATTATATTTACTTTAATACAGGGAAAACATTAGAAGAGTTAGAGGAAGTTATAGAGGAGAAAAGCTTATTTGAATCACACTTAGTAGTAACTTGCCAAGCTCTAAGGCAGAAAAAACTTTGTGACTTTACTGAGGAAGATATAAGGATAATGATTGGTCAGCAGCTAAGCTTACCTTATTTGGTGCCTATGGCTTTGGAGATATTAGAAGATAATATTTTTGCAAGAGGGAACTATTATCCAGGAGACTTACTGAAGGCAGTGGCCAATATCCCAACAGCATTTTGGAAGGAACATCCCCGATATAAAAGTGATTTGACTAACTGCATTGAAGAACAAGTGAAATTCTTAAATGGAATATTACAAACACTTAAATAA
- a CDS encoding S24 family peptidase: protein MKLNKEQLKLAENGAMGYAVIRGVAGSGKTSVGVARIPYLLEKYCNGQDKILFVTYNKSLTKYIEYLYEKMEKVQTISLFDEANKEKNVEVKNIDSITMKYFCKWKADEQKELENIWKIPNEIVKEAINNIKDRYPKVKLLNTQNLKFLQDEMNWIQGSNYTSLAAYQEAERFGRTVSNAEGPSKLFKNSMSREAIFSLLEEVERLLLKQGKVDGSRANSLALEYIKTQSRHECYKHIIIDEAQDLTKVQLDFISELKEDSPESSILFLMDVAQSIYPQAWLTKGRSFKSIGYDMKGKGYKLTKNYRTTTEISECAYSLLAKEETLVSDYDFVKPSLLERHGEYPVYRHFATSEEQNLYIVRLIRALLKQGYSLKDIAVVSKLNKNLELLQDHLKEKGVESFVFKNNQEESFGADKVKLLTMHSIKGLEFKVVILADLNSDVIPYPQKGLEEEELKDEEMLERKLLYVGMTRAQEKLFMCSYGTASKFIADINTRYLSMQTGSRMNAFYRLPYGDYLYTESIAQANQEEESVRQWVICELMTNYGYPKSLIQLEYPVRNFSQTGKVDVVVMNAKTNTPYIFIETKKETVSIEEAIDQLKSYMNVSKVNYGIATNGKNIAFLNDKFERISDIPICNASILPSSIETYKYVDRITLRETVFERDLSALEVYVAEVRQKPEELKRIKVYSDIAAGIPIEIVDEIRGTFDLPRELLRGKESVYILQVKGDSMIEKDIQNGDYVVIDSSAAVNDQDIAAVYYNGATTLKQVMHMGDSVLLISANPKYEPIHIEEGDLSIMGKLVGVIKKL, encoded by the coding sequence ATGAAGCTTAACAAGGAACAGCTAAAATTAGCAGAAAATGGTGCTATGGGGTACGCTGTTATTAGGGGAGTAGCAGGTTCAGGAAAAACCTCAGTCGGTGTTGCTAGGATACCATACCTTTTAGAAAAATATTGTAATGGTCAAGATAAAATATTATTTGTCACATATAATAAATCCCTCACTAAATACATTGAGTATTTATATGAAAAGATGGAAAAGGTACAAACCATTAGTTTATTTGATGAAGCTAATAAAGAGAAGAATGTAGAAGTTAAAAATATAGATTCCATCACCATGAAATATTTTTGCAAGTGGAAAGCAGACGAACAAAAGGAACTAGAAAATATATGGAAGATCCCCAATGAAATAGTAAAGGAAGCCATTAATAATATTAAAGACCGTTATCCAAAAGTGAAGCTATTAAACACACAAAATCTGAAGTTTCTTCAAGATGAGATGAACTGGATACAAGGAAGTAATTATACAAGCCTAGCAGCTTATCAAGAAGCAGAGCGCTTTGGTAGGACTGTAAGTAATGCAGAAGGGCCAAGCAAGCTTTTCAAAAACAGCATGAGCCGGGAAGCTATATTTAGCCTGCTAGAAGAAGTAGAGCGCTTGCTACTAAAACAAGGAAAAGTAGATGGCTCTCGGGCAAATAGCTTAGCTTTAGAGTATATCAAGACTCAAAGTAGGCATGAGTGTTATAAACATATTATTATAGATGAAGCTCAGGACCTAACCAAGGTGCAGCTAGACTTTATAAGTGAATTAAAAGAAGATTCGCCGGAGAGCTCCATTTTATTTTTAATGGATGTGGCCCAAAGCATTTATCCTCAGGCATGGCTTACCAAGGGGAGGTCCTTTAAAAGTATTGGCTATGATATGAAGGGAAAAGGCTATAAGCTCACTAAAAACTATCGTACTACCACAGAAATCTCAGAATGTGCTTATAGTTTATTAGCCAAAGAAGAAACCTTGGTATCTGATTATGATTTCGTAAAACCATCTCTCCTAGAAAGGCATGGTGAGTATCCTGTTTACAGACATTTTGCAACCAGCGAGGAGCAAAATCTTTATATAGTAAGGCTGATTAGGGCACTGCTTAAGCAAGGTTACTCATTAAAGGATATTGCAGTTGTATCTAAGCTTAATAAAAATCTAGAACTTTTGCAGGACCATTTAAAGGAAAAGGGTGTAGAGAGCTTTGTCTTTAAAAACAATCAAGAAGAAAGCTTTGGAGCAGATAAAGTCAAACTACTGACCATGCATTCTATTAAAGGGCTAGAGTTTAAGGTGGTCATTTTGGCAGACCTTAATAGTGATGTGATTCCCTATCCTCAAAAAGGTTTAGAGGAAGAAGAGTTAAAAGATGAGGAAATGCTGGAGCGAAAGCTACTATATGTAGGTATGACAAGAGCCCAGGAAAAACTTTTTATGTGTTCCTATGGCACAGCCTCTAAGTTTATAGCAGATATTAATACGCGTTATTTAAGTATGCAAACAGGTAGCCGTATGAATGCTTTTTACCGTTTGCCCTACGGGGATTATTTGTATACAGAAAGCATTGCTCAGGCTAACCAAGAAGAGGAATCCGTTAGACAATGGGTGATATGTGAGCTCATGACGAATTACGGTTATCCGAAAAGCCTTATACAGCTAGAGTATCCCGTGAGAAACTTTTCTCAGACAGGAAAAGTAGATGTGGTGGTGATGAACGCCAAGACCAATACACCTTATATTTTCATAGAAACTAAAAAAGAGACTGTTAGCATCGAAGAAGCCATTGACCAGTTAAAATCCTATATGAATGTGAGTAAGGTGAATTACGGCATTGCTACTAATGGTAAGAATATAGCTTTTTTAAATGACAAGTTTGAAAGGATTAGTGATATTCCTATTTGTAATGCAAGCATTTTACCAAGCTCAATAGAAACGTATAAATATGTAGACCGTATAACCCTTAGAGAAACGGTATTCGAAAGAGACTTAAGCGCCCTAGAAGTCTACGTAGCCGAAGTTCGCCAAAAGCCAGAAGAACTAAAGCGTATTAAGGTGTACTCAGATATAGCCGCCGGTATCCCTATAGAAATTGTAGATGAAATAAGAGGTACCTTTGATTTGCCAAGAGAACTCCTTAGGGGCAAGGAAAGTGTTTATATCCTGCAAGTTAAGGGCGATAGCATGATAGAAAAAGATATTCAAAATGGAGACTATGTGGTGATAGATTCATCAGCTGCCGTCAATGACCAAGATATAGCTGCTGTGTATTATAATGGTGCAACTACCCTTAAACAAGTCATGCATATGGGAGATAGTGTGCTGCTCATTAGTGCTAATCCTAAATATGAACCTATTCATATAGAAGAAGGGGATTTGAGTATTATGGGGAAATTGGTAGGTGTCATTAAGAAGCTATAA
- a CDS encoding transposase produces the protein MTVSNIGIASVLTDPFCKTATPIISYLLENTAESFDEKACRKLIQKGAQAKSDDIIATINVYKIESDQALKFHLAQQYLDYIEEMITKTEVELYARIKPYWQLVELISTIPNLSATIILAKIGTDISIFEDAKHLTSWAKLTPGNNESAGKKKYVRIGKAVQYIKPFFVQCALSAIRSKKEPYYGVKYRRIKS, from the coding sequence ATGACTGTCTCAAATATTGGTATTGCTAGTGTTCTAACTGATCCCTTTTGTAAGACAGCAACCCCGATTATTTCTTACCTACTTGAAAACACTGCTGAATCATTTGATGAAAAAGCTTGTCGTAAACTTATTCAAAAAGGTGCTCAAGCAAAATCAGATGACATCATTGCTACTATTAATGTATATAAAATTGAATCTGATCAAGCTTTGAAATTTCATCTTGCACAACAATATTTAGATTATATTGAAGAAATGATTACCAAAACTGAAGTTGAGCTTTATGCACGTATTAAACCCTACTGGCAACTAGTTGAACTCATTTCTACTATCCCTAATCTAAGTGCTACTATAATTCTTGCTAAAATAGGTACGGACATATCTATTTTTGAAGATGCAAAACACCTTACTTCTTGGGCAAAGCTTACTCCAGGTAATAATGAAAGTGCAGGTAAGAAAAAATATGTTCGTATTGGTAAAGCTGTTCAATATATTAAACCATTTTTTGTTCAGTGCGCTTTATCTGCCATAAGAAGTAAAAAGGAACCTTATTATGGAGTTAAATATAGACGTATCAAAAGTTGA
- a CDS encoding Z1 domain-containing protein — protein MLNYSLPKYDMYRNRIKQARERGDEWETISLENDKEKLEKFIEQQRELNFWDITSEQWVDLVNLQKDAERNTIEIKYRTEQAMLMDEGQDSDVTIPQDERSSWQLYKKHLLDQGFKPKVVQNIEDTTLKLLRRLNNNTVDMEPIKGLVIGNVQSGKTANMAALMAMAADWGWNMFMVLSGTIENLRQQTQKRLFNDLNKPGNINWRGLEHLSKKSTYGQRAQDLRFEEDSADRHFTVCLKNSGRLRKLIEWLQADPNKQKQMKIIVIDDEADQAGINTADITKNERKTINKLIVNLVEGRDKQGKEITTKYRAMNYIGYTATPYANILNEAAPESLYPRNFISTLSVSDEYFGPQQIFGVDGMEYDGMNIIRLIEKEELDIVKEIHDGSYMMPTESLKDAMCWFICGAATMRYWGYNKPISMLIHTSQKQDHHEYVSGVINDWFATSSKDRILERCSKIWEDETNELTLEDFKEQYKDYGRMDQVREYPSFNEIEEEIKKLIYYPLSNIRLDEEQEFEYQEGIHLCIDNCKNSGVTEDGMYVRLAYPDSNNMPAVAPVFIVVGGATLSRGLTIEGLISTFFLRSVGQADTLMQMGRWFGYRRGYELLPRLWITERTRDQFRFLSTLDKELREEILHMDTLGTSPMSYGPKVKNSPKCSFIRITAKNKMQSAEETDMDYSGTSNQTTIFENSKEILMNNKLITEEFINSLGVSEKNSNKHAQGALIWRNISFDTIYSGLLKNFQFSRRNKVFNDIESVKEWIGKVTEEGNLANWNVIVSGKGKANQEDNNWKFINGSVDKVTRTRRKQNDNEMTIDIGVLREPKDLIADVDIESLDQDTKYLVEHYTPTAAKDIRSKAGLDLTPQLIIYLIDKGSKATTTNRKDLEAEEDIVGICINVPGGRRGSSLAKAVSIKFEDTLFNNEGDVEE, from the coding sequence ATGTTAAATTATAGTTTACCTAAATACGATATGTATAGAAATAGAATTAAACAAGCAAGAGAAAGAGGAGATGAATGGGAGACAATAAGTCTAGAGAACGATAAAGAAAAGTTAGAAAAATTTATTGAGCAACAAAGAGAATTAAATTTCTGGGATATTACCTCTGAGCAATGGGTAGATTTAGTTAATTTACAAAAGGATGCAGAGAGAAATACTATAGAAATAAAATATAGAACTGAACAAGCAATGTTGATGGACGAAGGACAAGATAGTGATGTAACTATCCCTCAAGATGAGAGATCTTCATGGCAATTATATAAAAAGCATTTATTAGATCAAGGATTTAAGCCTAAAGTAGTTCAGAATATAGAGGATACTACTTTAAAGTTACTTAGAAGATTAAACAACAATACAGTAGATATGGAACCTATTAAAGGCCTAGTAATAGGAAATGTTCAATCAGGTAAAACAGCCAATATGGCAGCCTTGATGGCGATGGCGGCTGATTGGGGATGGAACATGTTTATGGTACTATCTGGTACAATTGAAAACTTACGTCAACAAACACAAAAAAGATTATTTAATGATTTAAATAAACCAGGAAACATTAATTGGAGAGGTTTAGAGCATCTTTCAAAAAAGTCTACATATGGACAAAGAGCACAAGATCTAAGATTTGAAGAAGACTCTGCAGATAGACATTTTACAGTTTGTTTAAAGAACTCAGGTAGACTAAGAAAATTAATAGAATGGCTACAGGCAGACCCTAATAAACAAAAACAAATGAAAATTATTGTAATTGATGATGAAGCAGACCAAGCAGGAATCAATACTGCTGATATTACTAAAAATGAAAGAAAAACAATTAATAAATTAATTGTAAATTTAGTTGAGGGTAGAGATAAACAAGGAAAAGAAATAACTACAAAATATAGAGCGATGAACTATATAGGTTATACAGCAACACCATATGCTAATATTCTAAATGAAGCAGCTCCAGAGTCACTATATCCGCGTAATTTTATATCTACTTTAAGTGTATCAGATGAATATTTTGGCCCACAACAGATTTTTGGTGTTGATGGTATGGAATATGATGGGATGAATATCATTAGGTTAATAGAAAAAGAAGAGCTAGATATAGTAAAAGAAATACATGATGGTAGTTATATGATGCCTACAGAATCTCTTAAGGATGCAATGTGTTGGTTTATATGTGGCGCAGCAACCATGAGGTACTGGGGATATAATAAACCAATTAGTATGTTAATACATACGAGTCAAAAACAAGATCATCATGAATATGTATCAGGGGTCATTAATGATTGGTTTGCTACATCATCAAAAGATAGGATATTAGAGAGATGTAGTAAGATATGGGAAGATGAAACCAATGAACTTACTCTAGAGGACTTTAAGGAGCAATATAAGGATTATGGTAGAATGGATCAAGTTAGAGAGTATCCTAGTTTTAATGAAATAGAAGAAGAAATTAAAAAGTTAATCTATTATCCACTTTCAAATATCAGATTAGATGAAGAGCAAGAATTTGAGTATCAAGAAGGTATACATTTATGCATTGATAACTGTAAAAATTCAGGAGTCACTGAAGATGGTATGTATGTGAGATTAGCATATCCTGACTCTAATAATATGCCTGCAGTTGCACCTGTATTTATTGTAGTAGGTGGAGCAACTCTGTCTAGGGGGTTAACTATTGAGGGGCTAATTAGTACTTTCTTTTTGAGATCGGTGGGGCAAGCTGATACTTTAATGCAAATGGGAAGATGGTTTGGTTATAGAAGAGGATATGAGTTATTACCAAGATTATGGATTACAGAGAGAACCAGAGATCAATTTAGATTTTTATCTACTCTAGATAAAGAATTAAGAGAAGAAATATTACACATGGATACACTTGGAACAAGTCCTATGAGTTATGGTCCTAAAGTAAAAAATTCTCCTAAATGTAGCTTCATTCGTATCACTGCAAAAAATAAGATGCAAAGTGCAGAAGAGACAGATATGGATTATAGTGGTACATCAAATCAAACTACTATATTTGAGAACTCTAAAGAAATTCTTATGAACAATAAGCTTATTACAGAAGAATTTATCAATTCTTTAGGAGTATCAGAGAAGAATAGTAACAAACATGCTCAAGGAGCCCTAATATGGAGAAATATTAGTTTTGATACTATTTATAGTGGCTTATTAAAGAACTTCCAATTTTCAAGAAGAAACAAAGTTTTTAATGACATTGAGAGTGTGAAGGAATGGATTGGAAAAGTTACCGAAGAAGGGAATTTAGCTAATTGGAATGTAATTGTTTCAGGTAAAGGTAAGGCAAATCAAGAAGATAACAATTGGAAATTTATTAATGGAAGTGTTGATAAGGTAACACGTACAAGACGAAAACAGAATGATAATGAAATGACTATTGATATTGGAGTACTAAGAGAACCTAAAGATTTAATTGCAGATGTAGATATAGAGAGTTTAGATCAAGATACTAAGTACTTAGTAGAACATTATACCCCAACGGCAGCAAAAGATATTCGTAGTAAAGCCGGTTTAGATTTGACTCCACAATTAATCATATACCTTATTGATAAGGGTTCAAAAGCTACGACTACAAACAGAAAAGATTTAGAGGCAGAAGAAGATATCGTTGGTATTTGCATCAATGTTCCTGGAGGAAGAAGGGGTTCATCCTTAGCTAAAGCAGTATCAATAAAATTTGAAGATACATTATTTAATAATGAAGGAGATGTGGAGGAGTAG
- a CDS encoding DUF6339 family protein codes for MTESRKAMEEWIRLSPNLPPIDDQYIVLRNTLIEMNKVVRENYSRDYDIDLNFGIKLYVYLNSVQGFNLRMASNDDFWRYLSLKVVPDLVSERWGKDNRSHFYERASRIWLRSLWWYIHLSWQGDEESTYEILKNNTTDEILNLVERAGRKGYYLEVYRNIMYFYSKVQQQKTTNRKLFRNIMILNTARCTVIEPGLCLGGEREYVKSIFRDLGEKI; via the coding sequence ATGACAGAATCAAGAAAAGCTATGGAAGAATGGATAAGGCTATCTCCTAACCTACCACCAATAGATGATCAATACATAGTATTGAGAAATACTTTAATAGAGATGAATAAGGTGGTTAGAGAAAATTATAGTAGGGACTATGATATAGATCTTAATTTTGGAATCAAGTTATATGTATATTTAAATAGTGTTCAAGGCTTTAATCTTAGAATGGCTTCAAATGATGATTTTTGGAGATATTTATCACTAAAAGTGGTACCAGATTTAGTCTCAGAACGTTGGGGAAAAGATAATAGAAGCCACTTTTATGAAAGGGCATCGAGGATTTGGCTAAGATCACTTTGGTGGTATATTCATTTAAGTTGGCAAGGTGATGAGGAAAGTACGTATGAAATCTTAAAAAATAATACAACAGATGAAATACTAAACTTAGTAGAGAGAGCAGGTCGCAAGGGATATTATCTAGAAGTTTATAGAAATATAATGTATTTCTATAGCAAGGTTCAACAGCAAAAAACTACAAATAGAAAATTATTTAGAAATATAATGATCTTAAATACGGCAAGATGTACAGTTATTGAACCAGGTCTTTGTTTAGGAGGAGAAAGAGAATATGTAAAAAGCATTTTCAGAGATTTGGGAGAAAAGATTTGA
- a CDS encoding DNA cytosine methyltransferase: MSRPEVIDIFSGCGGLALGFQKAGFKITHGIELMPEAVKTVSYNIDWRFGEETSHICGDITQMDTSIFKERIGKDGCIVIGGPPCQAYSLAGKGKLRSLGQHRIHTNDKRGYLFQDFLRFAIELDARAVIMENVPEAVNFGEINVPQLVCEELEKYDYNAIWTILNAADYGVPQIRERVFVIAIKKNENVRYELPKATYASILSDRVSNEIRFRRFNNCKNFRVPNINKNGASQWVTVGDALGDLPRLFATANSKYKLNSLNIEMKYHTDIQNGYQKIMREWYGNGNKTVTGNAFRNNARDFKIFERMKQGDNYADAARIADEIFNENIKAMGINEQDNYETFMRLKKEIIPPYNREKFIGKWRKLNMNAPSHTLVAHLSKDTYSHIHPFEPRGISVREAARLQSFPDDFFFNCSMGEAFKQIGNAVPPLLAKGIADSIISCFEEG, from the coding sequence ATGAGTAGGCCAGAAGTAATAGATATATTCTCTGGATGCGGCGGATTAGCATTAGGATTTCAAAAGGCAGGATTTAAAATTACTCATGGTATAGAGCTTATGCCAGAAGCTGTAAAGACAGTATCCTATAATATTGACTGGAGATTTGGAGAAGAAACATCTCATATTTGCGGAGATATTACACAAATGGATACAAGTATTTTTAAAGAAAGAATAGGCAAAGATGGGTGCATAGTGATTGGTGGACCACCATGCCAAGCATACTCTCTTGCAGGAAAAGGTAAACTACGATCCCTGGGACAGCATAGAATCCATACAAATGATAAGAGAGGATATTTATTTCAAGATTTTTTAAGATTTGCAATAGAGCTTGATGCTAGAGCTGTTATTATGGAAAATGTACCTGAGGCTGTGAATTTTGGAGAAATTAATGTACCACAGCTAGTTTGTGAGGAGTTAGAAAAATATGACTATAATGCTATATGGACTATACTAAATGCTGCCGATTATGGAGTACCGCAGATTAGAGAAAGAGTTTTTGTTATTGCAATCAAAAAAAATGAGAATGTGAGATATGAGTTACCGAAGGCTACATATGCCTCAATATTAAGTGATAGAGTAAGTAATGAAATTCGTTTTAGAAGATTTAATAACTGCAAGAATTTTAGAGTGCCTAACATAAATAAAAATGGAGCTAGCCAATGGGTGACAGTAGGAGATGCCTTAGGTGATTTACCTAGATTATTTGCTACGGCAAACAGTAAATATAAGTTAAATTCATTAAATATTGAAATGAAGTATCATACGGATATACAAAATGGGTATCAAAAAATAATGAGAGAATGGTATGGAAATGGTAATAAAACAGTAACAGGAAATGCTTTTAGAAATAATGCTAGGGATTTTAAAATATTTGAGAGAATGAAACAAGGTGACAATTACGCAGATGCAGCAAGAATAGCAGATGAAATATTCAATGAAAATATAAAGGCAATGGGGATTAATGAACAAGATAATTATGAAACCTTTATGCGATTAAAGAAAGAAATTATACCACCCTATAATCGGGAGAAGTTTATTGGGAAATGGAGAAAGCTTAATATGAATGCACCTTCACATACATTAGTAGCACACTTATCAAAGGATACGTATAGTCATATTCATCCTTTTGAACCTAGAGGAATATCGGTTAGAGAAGCCGCAAGACTACAATCTTTTCCTGATGATTTCTTCTTTAACTGTTCAATGGGGGAAGCATTTAAGCAAATTGGAAATGCAGTACCTCCTTTACTAGCAAAGGGAATTGCAGATTCTATTATAAGTTGTTTTGAGGAGGGATAA